A region of Allocoleopsis franciscana PCC 7113 DNA encodes the following proteins:
- a CDS encoding 2TM domain-containing protein — protein sequence MPPRWPRKPDRNDPDYRRLDDRMNFAVHVALFAAFNSGIWFFRTLYHTNWSWAAWVTGTWALILLAHAIYIFAIANYSLVPSKDSPTKSS from the coding sequence ATGCCTCCTCGTTGGCCTCGCAAACCCGATCGCAATGACCCAGACTATCGCCGCTTAGATGACCGGATGAACTTTGCCGTGCATGTGGCTCTTTTTGCGGCTTTTAACTCTGGGATTTGGTTTTTTAGAACCCTGTATCATACCAACTGGAGTTGGGCGGCATGGGTGACTGGAACTTGGGCATTGATTTTGCTAGCCCATGCAATTTATATCTTTGCGATCGCCAATTATTCCCTCGTACCGTCCAAAGATAGTCCCACAAAATCTTCCTAA
- a CDS encoding PAS domain S-box protein: MTRLNLDDFAKQIQDWCQRLAQLQQLTGESPSTPQQQEIILTAVEGLSTAFEELQVANEELYQQHEKLLMTQQALIAERQRYQQLFEFAPDAYLVTDVNGVIQEANRAAATRLNHSQQFLVGKPLACYVVKEERRAFRNQLNQLRQVEGVQEWEVSLRSPDQTPLITALRVGTIQSPEGQPMGFRWLMRDITEHKRIELELRQAHERLHLAANALDGIIYDWNVENGTVDRTQGLVEVLGYRPEEAQPTLDWWTQFIHPDDRQPVRQVISNALANSSAFDTEYRIRDKNYQYLHIWDRGQIIRNASGRAVRVVGSTLNISGRKQAEEQAQQSAAEIRQIFNMLPSLVWKFCPTRFQFVYISDMMAELSGISREAFLENPQIWDDRVDLGNESQEALRISWEAIRKGESYRVIYRFHTLHRGVRWFEVIGRAVDEEGVLYYYGSTTDITECKQAEESLHRLNQELENRVKERTSELEQLNHQLLAEIAERMSVEAALHQREQEYRALVEHAPDIIERFDPQGRHLYVNPAIESVTGKPPNEFIGKTNRELGISEPNLAIWEQALSRVFQTGEEQQFEFSLVTAQGLKYYQTRLVPEMETDGNLISVLGMTRDITDHKLAIEALRESEDGFRQLTENINEVFWMVTPDFSERLYISPAYEQIWGRSCQSLYDQSNSWSEAVHSEDREFLIGKQEQESRGEVTDVEYRIVRPDGSMRWIRDRAFPIYDAQGQVYRIAGIAEDITCRKQAELESYKVLQRERELSMLKSSFVAMTSHEFRTPLTAISSSTDLLERYRNRLSEEKQQAHLHRIKSAVLRMTQMLNDILLMSEAEAGKLQFNPAPLNLVQFCRHLVEDVQPTAKEQQVIHFTYRSDGTIAGQDSDEIKQKRFDFLSGLALWDEKLLRQILGNLLSNALKYSPEGGTVQFDLTAKNDRVIFQIQDQGIGIPPADQSRLFEAFHRANNVGTIQGTGLGLAIVKQCLDLHRGEITFTSEVGKGTRFIITLPLS, encoded by the coding sequence ATGACTCGCTTAAACCTGGACGACTTCGCCAAGCAAATACAAGATTGGTGCCAACGCCTAGCCCAACTGCAACAACTGACAGGTGAATCACCTTCAACGCCACAACAGCAGGAAATTATCCTAACAGCCGTTGAAGGACTCAGTACCGCCTTTGAAGAACTGCAAGTCGCTAACGAGGAACTGTATCAGCAGCATGAGAAGTTATTAATGACTCAACAGGCTTTAATCGCAGAACGTCAGCGCTACCAGCAATTGTTTGAGTTTGCACCTGATGCTTACCTAGTAACCGATGTCAATGGGGTGATTCAAGAAGCCAACCGTGCTGCCGCCACACGACTCAACCATTCGCAACAGTTCTTGGTCGGCAAGCCGTTAGCTTGTTACGTTGTTAAGGAAGAGCGTCGAGCCTTTCGGAATCAACTCAATCAGCTGCGTCAGGTGGAGGGGGTGCAGGAATGGGAGGTGAGCTTGCGATCGCCCGATCAAACGCCCCTGATTACTGCCCTGAGGGTAGGGACAATCCAGTCTCCGGAAGGTCAGCCAATGGGTTTCCGTTGGCTGATGCGCGATATTACAGAACACAAGCGGATAGAGTTAGAGCTACGGCAAGCTCATGAACGCTTGCATCTGGCTGCCAACGCTTTGGATGGTATTATCTACGACTGGAACGTTGAAAATGGCACCGTTGACAGGACACAAGGTCTGGTTGAGGTTTTAGGCTATCGTCCGGAAGAAGCGCAACCGACCCTTGATTGGTGGACTCAGTTTATCCATCCCGATGATCGACAGCCTGTTCGTCAGGTGATTTCCAACGCCCTCGCCAACAGCAGTGCTTTTGACACCGAATATCGGATTCGCGACAAAAACTATCAGTACCTGCATATTTGGGATAGAGGACAGATTATCAGAAATGCCAGTGGGCGGGCTGTGCGTGTCGTTGGTAGTACCTTGAACATTAGCGGTCGCAAACAAGCCGAGGAACAAGCCCAACAAAGTGCGGCTGAAATTCGTCAAATCTTTAACATGTTACCCAGTTTGGTCTGGAAGTTTTGCCCTACCCGATTCCAGTTTGTCTATATCAGTGATATGATGGCTGAACTCAGTGGCATTTCCAGAGAGGCATTCTTGGAGAATCCTCAAATTTGGGATGACCGAGTTGACTTAGGAAATGAGTCGCAAGAGGCGCTCAGAATCTCTTGGGAAGCCATTCGTAAAGGCGAATCCTACCGAGTTATTTATCGGTTTCACACCCTTCACCGAGGAGTTCGATGGTTTGAAGTGATCGGGCGAGCGGTTGATGAGGAGGGCGTACTGTATTACTACGGCAGCACCACAGATATCACCGAGTGCAAGCAAGCAGAAGAATCCTTGCACAGGCTGAACCAAGAATTAGAAAATCGAGTCAAAGAGCGCACATCTGAGCTAGAACAGCTCAATCACCAACTCCTTGCAGAGATTGCTGAACGCATGAGCGTTGAGGCAGCACTCCATCAACGGGAACAGGAATATCGAGCCTTGGTGGAACATGCACCTGATATTATTGAGCGGTTTGACCCACAAGGGCGTCATCTTTATGTCAACCCCGCCATTGAAAGCGTTACAGGTAAACCACCGAATGAGTTTATTGGCAAAACCAATCGAGAACTCGGTATCTCAGAACCCAATTTAGCAATTTGGGAGCAGGCGTTAAGTAGGGTTTTTCAGACGGGAGAGGAACAACAATTTGAGTTTAGCTTAGTCACCGCCCAAGGACTGAAGTATTACCAAACCCGCTTAGTCCCTGAAATGGAGACGGATGGTAATTTGATTTCTGTATTGGGAATGACGCGGGACATCACCGATCATAAGCTGGCGATTGAGGCACTGCGGGAGAGTGAAGATGGGTTCCGTCAGTTGACCGAAAATATCAATGAAGTCTTTTGGATGGTTACCCCCGATTTCAGCGAAAGATTATACATTAGCCCTGCCTATGAGCAGATATGGGGTCGCTCATGCCAGAGTTTGTACGACCAGTCTAATTCTTGGAGTGAGGCTGTCCATTCTGAAGATCGAGAGTTCCTGATAGGCAAGCAGGAGCAAGAGTCTCGTGGTGAGGTTACTGATGTGGAGTATCGGATTGTGCGACCGGATGGGTCAATGCGTTGGATACGCGATCGCGCCTTTCCCATCTATGATGCACAAGGTCAAGTTTACCGCATCGCTGGAATTGCCGAGGATATTACCTGCCGCAAACAGGCGGAACTAGAAAGTTATAAGGTACTGCAACGAGAGAGGGAACTGAGTATGCTCAAGTCCAGCTTTGTTGCTATGACTTCCCATGAGTTCCGCACTCCTCTAACGGCGATTTCCTCTTCTACTGACTTGTTAGAGCGTTACCGGAACCGCTTGTCAGAAGAGAAACAACAAGCTCATCTCCATCGCATTAAATCCGCTGTTCTACGAATGACTCAGATGTTGAATGATATCCTGCTGATGAGTGAAGCGGAAGCCGGGAAACTGCAATTCAACCCTGCACCGTTGAATTTAGTACAATTTTGTCGTCATTTAGTAGAAGATGTCCAACCCACTGCCAAAGAACAGCAGGTGATTCATTTTACCTATCGCAGCGACGGCACTATTGCCGGACAAGATAGCGATGAAATCAAGCAGAAAAGATTCGATTTTCTCTCTGGTTTGGCTTTATGGGATGAGAAACTGTTACGGCAGATTCTGGGCAATTTGCTCTCGAATGCCCTGAAGTATTCTCCAGAAGGCGGTACTGTCCAGTTTGACCTCACGGCTAAAAATGACCGAGTAATCTTTCAAATTCAAGACCAAGGAATTGGCATTCCCCCCGCCGATCAATCCCGCTTGTTTGAAGCCTTTCATCGTGCGAATAATGTCGGTACGATTCAGGGAACGGGATTAGGATTGGCAATTGTTAAACAATGCCTGGATTTACATCGAGGTGAGATTACGTTTACCAGTGAAGTCGGCAAAGGTACGAGGTTTATCATCACCTTGCCCTTATCCTAA
- the sfsA gene encoding DNA/RNA nuclease SfsA yields the protein MQNWIYRYPPLETGVLLKRYKRFFADIQLTSGEVITAHCPNTGPMTGVSTPGSLVKVSRSDSPKRKLPYTWEMIQVDDNEPTWVGVNTALPNRVIKLALEQRLFPELADSYNEICCEVPYGKELKSRVDFLLQSTFIPLSAASEELASCDRIEPPIYLEVKSVTLSQGNVALFPDTVTTRGQKHLRELMALVPQSRAVMLYFINRGDCLSFAPADSYDPVYGQLLREAVLQGVEVLPCRFAITPEGIRYLGLAEFLPMQPPVNAKADVPLTTA from the coding sequence ATGCAAAATTGGATTTACCGTTACCCGCCCCTAGAAACCGGAGTCTTACTCAAGCGCTACAAACGCTTTTTTGCCGATATTCAACTTACCTCAGGGGAAGTGATAACGGCTCATTGCCCTAATACTGGCCCCATGACGGGTGTCTCCACTCCTGGTAGTTTAGTTAAAGTCTCCCGCAGCGATAGCCCTAAACGGAAGTTACCCTACACCTGGGAGATGATTCAGGTTGATGACAATGAACCCACTTGGGTTGGCGTTAACACGGCACTCCCCAATCGAGTGATTAAGTTAGCTTTGGAACAACGGCTATTTCCAGAGTTAGCCGACAGCTACAATGAAATTTGCTGCGAGGTTCCTTATGGTAAAGAACTGAAAAGTCGGGTGGATTTTTTACTCCAAAGTACTTTCATCCCCTTGAGTGCAGCCAGCGAGGAACTCGCCTCGTGCGATCGCATTGAACCGCCCATCTATTTAGAAGTCAAGAGTGTCACCTTATCTCAAGGAAATGTGGCATTATTTCCCGATACTGTCACCACTCGCGGACAAAAGCATCTGCGAGAATTAATGGCACTTGTACCCCAATCAAGGGCAGTAATGCTCTATTTTATTAATCGGGGTGACTGCCTTTCCTTTGCTCCTGCTGATAGTTATGACCCCGTTTATGGTCAACTGTTGCGAGAAGCCGTACTTCAGGGGGTTGAAGTGTTACCCTGCCGTTTTGCAATTACCCCGGAAGGAATTCGCTATTTGGGTTTGGCTGAATTTCTCCCCATGCAACCGCCAGTGAATGCGAAAGCTGATGTTCCTCTTACGACTGCTTAG
- the moaC gene encoding cyclic pyranopterin monophosphate synthase MoaC, translated as MQQENFSTQPLTHLDSHGQAQMVDVSGKVATRRQAIAAAQVRMQTATFEAIEAGNAPKGDVLGTARLAGIMAAKQTAQLIPLCHPLPLHKVEVQLTPDPQLPGYQIQASVTTKAETGVEMEALTAVSVAALTLYDMAKALEKSIQIESIRLLQKTGGKSGDYLLEEDVVS; from the coding sequence ATGCAGCAAGAAAATTTTTCAACTCAACCCCTGACTCATTTAGATTCTCACGGTCAAGCCCAAATGGTGGATGTTTCCGGCAAGGTAGCCACCCGGCGTCAGGCGATCGCCGCCGCCCAAGTTAGGATGCAAACCGCTACGTTTGAAGCGATTGAAGCGGGTAATGCTCCTAAAGGGGATGTCCTCGGAACCGCAAGACTGGCGGGCATTATGGCAGCTAAACAAACCGCCCAATTGATTCCCCTGTGCCATCCCTTACCCCTGCATAAAGTAGAAGTGCAACTCACTCCCGATCCCCAACTACCCGGATATCAGATTCAGGCGTCCGTCACCACCAAAGCCGAAACGGGTGTGGAAATGGAAGCGCTGACAGCCGTTTCCGTTGCAGCCCTCACTCTGTATGACATGGCAAAAGCTTTGGAAAAGTCCATCCAGATTGAATCGATTCGCCTATTGCAGAAGACAGGCGGCAAGTCAGGGGATTACCTCCTTGAGGAGGATGTTGTCAGTTAG
- a CDS encoding DUF3181 family protein, translating to MRQTNTTESIEALAAEIGENIYIDIAKWHLYLRDAHLHTTLAERVYPLLTNNTLEEREVLRILEDISVQLGGGKRQVPLIDLLPTSCQVNLMDLLEEYQRNL from the coding sequence ATGCGTCAAACCAACACAACAGAATCCATCGAAGCCCTCGCGGCTGAGATTGGGGAAAACATTTACATCGATATTGCCAAGTGGCACCTTTACTTGAGGGATGCCCATCTGCATACCACTTTGGCAGAACGAGTCTATCCCTTACTCACCAATAACACCCTAGAAGAAAGGGAAGTCCTCCGCATTCTAGAAGATATTTCTGTTCAGTTGGGGGGCGGGAAGCGGCAAGTTCCGTTAATTGACCTACTCCCTACAAGCTGTCAGGTTAACTTAATGGATCTACTCGAAGAGTATCAGCGTAACCTCTGA
- the murJ gene encoding murein biosynthesis integral membrane protein MurJ translates to MSKTQKTARSLSGIAGIVAVATLISKVFGLVRQQAIAAAFGVGPAVDAYSYAYVIPGFLLILLGGINGPFHSAIVSVLAKRDRSEAAPIVETITTFVGAILLLVVLVLVLFSGVFIDLIGPGLTPQVRAIAIQQLQIMAPMAVLAGLIGIGFGTLNAADMYWLPSVSPLFSSITVIGGIGILALQLGSQITAPKYVMLGGMVLAWGTVSGAILQWLVQVVAQWRAGLGTLRLRLNWKQPGVTDVLKIMGPATLSSGMLQINLYTDLFFASAIPGAAAAISYAGLLVQTPLGIISNMILVPLLPTFSRLAAPENWPELKQRIRQGLLLTAITMLPLGALMMTLAVPIVQVVYQRGAFQSQASELVASLLVAYGIGMFVYLARDVLVRVFYALGDGETPFRISIINILLNAVLDYVLVQRFGAPGLILATVGVNFTSTIALLWLLNRKLRGLPLGEWSLPILGLIAGSVVAGFASWGVNWGIQQVWTAQGLLVGLVQLSLSGIVGLGVFALIATRLNLPEVDMFASRLRRKLGR, encoded by the coding sequence GTGTCGAAAACCCAGAAGACCGCTCGTTCCCTATCCGGAATTGCCGGCATCGTGGCGGTTGCCACCCTGATTAGTAAAGTTTTTGGATTGGTGCGTCAGCAAGCGATCGCGGCGGCTTTTGGGGTCGGGCCAGCGGTTGATGCTTACAGCTACGCCTACGTGATTCCGGGCTTTTTGTTGATTTTACTGGGTGGGATCAATGGCCCATTTCACAGCGCGATTGTGAGTGTCTTGGCTAAGCGCGATCGCTCGGAAGCCGCTCCCATTGTCGAAACCATCACAACCTTCGTGGGAGCGATTTTACTGCTCGTTGTCCTGGTTCTGGTTCTATTTTCCGGCGTCTTCATCGACTTGATCGGGCCTGGGTTAACACCCCAAGTCCGGGCGATCGCCATCCAACAATTGCAAATCATGGCTCCGATGGCTGTCCTTGCCGGACTCATCGGGATTGGCTTCGGCACCCTCAACGCCGCTGACATGTACTGGCTTCCTTCGGTGAGTCCTTTATTTTCCAGCATCACGGTGATTGGCGGAATTGGGATTTTAGCCTTACAACTGGGCAGTCAAATTACCGCCCCCAAATACGTCATGTTGGGCGGCATGGTTTTGGCATGGGGTACAGTCAGTGGAGCCATCTTACAGTGGTTAGTGCAAGTGGTGGCTCAGTGGCGGGCGGGTTTAGGGACGTTACGCCTGCGGTTGAATTGGAAGCAACCAGGCGTGACTGATGTGCTCAAAATCATGGGGCCAGCCACTCTTTCCTCCGGAATGTTGCAGATTAACCTATACACCGATTTGTTTTTTGCCTCTGCCATCCCCGGCGCTGCGGCGGCAATCAGCTATGCAGGGTTATTAGTGCAAACGCCACTGGGAATTATTTCCAATATGATTTTAGTGCCGTTGCTGCCAACCTTCTCCCGGCTTGCCGCTCCCGAAAATTGGCCTGAACTCAAGCAGCGCATTCGTCAGGGATTACTCCTTACCGCCATTACCATGTTGCCTTTGGGTGCCTTGATGATGACGTTGGCGGTTCCCATCGTACAAGTGGTTTATCAACGTGGAGCCTTCCAGAGCCAAGCTTCAGAGCTCGTTGCTTCCTTGCTGGTAGCCTACGGGATTGGGATGTTTGTCTACTTGGCACGGGATGTCTTGGTGCGGGTGTTTTATGCTTTGGGCGATGGTGAGACGCCGTTTCGCATTAGTATCATCAATATCTTGCTCAACGCCGTGCTGGATTACGTTCTCGTGCAGCGTTTCGGTGCGCCCGGTTTGATTTTGGCTACTGTAGGCGTGAATTTCACCTCAACAATCGCGCTGCTCTGGCTATTAAATCGCAAACTCCGGGGCTTACCGTTGGGAGAATGGAGCTTACCGATCCTGGGTTTAATTGCTGGCAGCGTTGTGGCAGGGTTTGCCAGTTGGGGAGTCAATTGGGGTATTCAGCAAGTTTGGACTGCTCAAGGATTGTTGGTTGGACTGGTGCAATTGAGTTTATCTGGAATTGTGGGCTTAGGTGTCTTTGCTCTGATTGCCACACGGCTCAATTTACCAGAGGTGGATATGTTTGCCTCTCGTCTACGCCGGAAGTTGGGGAGGTGA
- a CDS encoding NAD(+) kinase codes for MQLKQVIIAYKAKDSHSRSWAEKCARQLEKRQCHILMGPSGAQDNPYPVFLASAMSQIDLAVVLGGDGTALAAARHLAPEGVPILAVNVGGHLGFLTEPFEEFKDTEKIWDRLSEDRYAIQRRMMVQAAVFEGHRTNMEPMSDRFLALNEMCVKPASADRMITSVLEMEIDGEVIDQYQGDGLIVATPTGSTCYTLSANGPILHDGMEALTVTPICPLSLSSRPIVLPSGSVVSIWPLGDYELNTKLWTDGVLGTSIWPGQRVDVRMADCYAKFIILRENYSYYQILREKLQWAGARISYSNNHRNGK; via the coding sequence GTGCAGCTAAAGCAGGTGATCATTGCGTATAAAGCTAAAGACTCCCACAGCCGCAGTTGGGCAGAAAAATGTGCTCGACAATTGGAAAAACGCCAATGTCATATTTTAATGGGGCCTAGTGGTGCACAGGATAATCCTTACCCTGTGTTTTTAGCCTCTGCCATGAGCCAGATCGATTTAGCTGTGGTATTGGGCGGCGACGGTACAGCCCTCGCTGCCGCGAGACACCTTGCCCCAGAAGGAGTGCCAATTTTAGCTGTGAATGTGGGTGGGCACTTAGGGTTTCTCACTGAACCGTTTGAGGAATTTAAAGACACGGAGAAAATTTGGGACCGATTAAGTGAAGATCGCTACGCCATTCAGCGGCGGATGATGGTTCAAGCGGCTGTATTTGAAGGCCATCGTACCAACATGGAACCCATGAGCGATCGCTTTTTAGCCCTGAATGAAATGTGCGTTAAACCTGCCTCAGCGGATCGGATGATTACCTCTGTTCTGGAAATGGAAATTGATGGAGAAGTTATCGATCAGTACCAAGGTGACGGACTGATTGTCGCTACACCCACTGGATCAACTTGCTACACCCTTTCTGCCAATGGGCCAATTTTACACGATGGTATGGAAGCGCTCACCGTGACGCCGATTTGCCCCTTGAGTCTTTCCAGTCGTCCTATTGTTTTGCCTTCTGGTTCCGTGGTTAGCATTTGGCCTTTAGGGGATTACGAACTTAATACCAAACTGTGGACGGATGGTGTTCTAGGCACTTCCATTTGGCCTGGGCAACGGGTGGATGTTCGCATGGCGGATTGCTACGCGAAGTTCATTATTTTGCGAGAGAACTATTCCTATTACCAGATATTACGAGAAAAGCTGCAATGGGCGGGTGCCAGAATTTCTTATAGTAACAATCATCGTAATGGGAAATAG